One region of Thermus filiformis genomic DNA includes:
- a CDS encoding DUF402 domain-containing protein yields MRPEVGARVRVEFFKYPERTLHYFWEARVVEVRPEGVLTLLPRGGLFHHVSKGRSVVLDHDAYVAFFPGAWYSGGPDVREGRVLEYYWNIQTPFRWTGEAFRQYDLELDVKCRADHTCQVFDQEEFLRKKPLYPRAWVRKAEEAVEEVFRHMAQGRWPVLPPGEPLPWMERI; encoded by the coding sequence GTGAGGCCCGAGGTCGGGGCCCGGGTCCGGGTAGAGTTCTTCAAGTACCCGGAAAGGACCCTTCACTACTTCTGGGAGGCCCGGGTGGTGGAGGTCCGGCCCGAGGGGGTCCTGACCCTCCTGCCTCGAGGGGGCCTCTTCCACCACGTCTCCAAGGGAAGGTCGGTGGTCCTGGACCACGACGCCTACGTGGCCTTCTTCCCCGGGGCCTGGTACTCCGGGGGGCCGGACGTGCGGGAGGGGCGGGTTTTGGAGTACTACTGGAACATCCAGACCCCCTTTCGCTGGACGGGGGAGGCCTTCCGCCAGTACGACCTCGAGCTGGACGTGAAGTGCCGGGCCGACCACACCTGCCAGGTCTTTGACCAGGAGGAGTTTCTAAGGAAGAAGCCCCTTTACCCAAGGGCCTGGGTCCGAAAGGCGGAGGAGGCGGTGGAGGAGGTCTTCCGCCACATGGCGCAAGGGCGCTGGCCCGTCCTGCCCCCGGGGGAGCCCCTCCCTTGGATGGAAAGAATCTGA
- a CDS encoding citrate synthase/methylcitrate synthase, whose amino-acid sequence MEVARGLEGVLFTESRMCFIDGEKGRLYYFGYPIQELAEKSSFEEVTFLLLHGRLPKKEELEAFARDLARRRALAEPLLASLRRYPREAHPMSVLRTAVSELGLYDPTEGDISREALYEKGLDLIAKFATIVAANKRLREGKEPLPPREDLSHAANFLYMANGAEPSPEQAKLMDAALILHAEHGFNASTFTAIAAFSTETDLYSAITAAVASLKGPRHGGANEAVMKMIQEIGEPERARAWVQEKLARKERIMGMGHRVYKAFDPRAGVLEKLARLVAEKHGHSKEYQILKIVEEEAGKVLNPRGIYPNVDFYSGVVYSDLGFGLEFFTPIFAVARISGWVGHILEYQALDNRLLRPDAKYVGELDLPYIPLEAR is encoded by the coding sequence ATGGAAGTGGCCCGCGGTCTGGAAGGCGTTCTTTTCACGGAAAGCCGGATGTGCTTCATTGACGGGGAGAAGGGGCGGCTTTATTACTTCGGCTACCCCATCCAGGAGCTGGCGGAGAAGAGCTCCTTTGAGGAGGTGACCTTCCTACTCCTCCACGGCAGACTGCCCAAAAAGGAGGAGCTCGAGGCCTTCGCCCGCGACCTGGCCAGGAGGAGGGCACTGGCTGAGCCCTTGCTCGCCTCCTTGCGCCGCTACCCTCGGGAGGCCCACCCCATGAGCGTCCTGCGCACCGCGGTCTCCGAGCTGGGCCTCTACGACCCCACGGAGGGGGACATCTCCCGGGAGGCCCTCTATGAAAAGGGGCTGGACCTCATCGCCAAGTTCGCCACCATCGTGGCCGCGAACAAGCGCCTAAGGGAGGGGAAGGAGCCCCTCCCGCCCCGGGAGGACCTCTCCCACGCCGCCAACTTCCTCTACATGGCGAACGGCGCCGAGCCCAGCCCGGAGCAGGCCAAGCTCATGGACGCGGCCCTTATCCTCCACGCGGAGCACGGCTTCAACGCCAGCACCTTCACCGCCATTGCCGCCTTCTCCACCGAGACCGACCTCTACTCCGCCATCACCGCCGCCGTGGCCTCCCTTAAGGGCCCCCGGCACGGAGGGGCCAACGAGGCGGTCATGAAGATGATCCAGGAGATCGGGGAGCCCGAGCGGGCCCGGGCCTGGGTGCAGGAGAAGCTTGCCCGCAAGGAGCGCATCATGGGGATGGGCCACCGGGTCTACAAGGCCTTTGACCCCCGGGCTGGCGTCCTGGAGAAGCTCGCCCGGCTGGTGGCGGAGAAGCACGGCCACTCCAAGGAGTACCAGATCCTGAAGATCGTGGAGGAGGAGGCGGGCAAGGTCCTGAACCCCCGGGGGATCTACCCCAACGTGGACTTCTACTCTGGGGTGGTCTACTCCGACCTGGGCTTCGGCCTCGAGTTCTTCACCCCCATCTTCGCCGTGGCCCGTATCTCGGGCTGGGTGGGGCACATCCTGGAGTACCAGGCCCTGGACAACCGCCTCCTCCGTCCGGACGCCAAGTACGTGGGGGAGCTGGACCTTCCCTACATCCCCCTCGAGGCCCGCTAA
- a CDS encoding NAD(P)/FAD-dependent oxidoreductase: MEHTDVIVIGAGPAGLFAAFYVGMRGLSIRLIDPLPEPGGQLSALYPEKYIYDVAGFPKVYAKDLVKGLVEQLAPFNPLYALNERAETLEKTEEGFRVATSAGKVYTAKAVIVAAGVGAFEPRRLGVPGERELEGRGVYYAVKTKAEFQGKRVLIVGGGDSAVDWALNLLDTAQAITLIHRRPQFRAHEASTQELLRKAEEGALTVLTPYEVRRIEGVDRVERAVIFHNQTQEERVLEVDAVLILAGYLTKLGPLAGWGLALEKNRIKVDTTMATSIPGVYACGDIVTYPGKLPLIVLGFGEAAIAANHAAAYANPSLKVNPGHSSEKSEEKASA; this comes from the coding sequence ATGGAGCACACGGACGTGATCGTAATCGGCGCGGGACCGGCGGGGCTTTTCGCGGCCTTCTACGTGGGGATGCGGGGGCTGAGCATCCGGCTCATAGACCCCCTCCCCGAGCCGGGAGGCCAGCTTTCCGCCCTGTACCCGGAAAAGTACATCTACGACGTGGCGGGCTTCCCCAAGGTCTACGCCAAGGACCTGGTGAAGGGCCTGGTGGAGCAGCTCGCCCCCTTCAACCCCCTCTACGCCCTGAACGAGCGGGCGGAGACCCTGGAGAAGACCGAGGAGGGGTTCCGGGTTGCTACCTCGGCGGGGAAGGTCTACACCGCCAAGGCGGTCATCGTGGCCGCGGGGGTGGGGGCGTTTGAGCCGCGGCGCCTGGGGGTCCCCGGGGAGCGGGAGCTGGAGGGCCGGGGCGTCTACTACGCGGTGAAGACCAAGGCGGAGTTCCAGGGCAAGCGGGTCCTGATCGTGGGGGGCGGGGACAGCGCCGTGGACTGGGCTCTGAACCTCCTGGACACGGCCCAGGCGATCACCCTCATCCACCGGCGGCCCCAGTTCCGGGCCCACGAGGCCAGCACCCAGGAGCTTCTGAGGAAGGCCGAGGAGGGGGCCCTCACCGTCCTCACCCCCTACGAGGTGCGGCGGATAGAGGGGGTGGACCGGGTGGAGCGGGCGGTCATCTTCCACAACCAGACCCAGGAGGAGCGGGTGCTCGAGGTGGACGCGGTCCTCATCCTGGCGGGGTACCTGACCAAGCTGGGGCCCCTGGCGGGCTGGGGGCTGGCGCTGGAGAAGAACCGCATCAAAGTGGACACCACCATGGCCACCAGCATCCCCGGGGTCTACGCCTGCGGGGACATCGTCACCTATCCCGGGAAGCTCCCCCTGATCGTCCTGGGCTTCGGCGAGGCGGCCATCGCCGCCAACCACGCCGCCGCCTATGCCAACCCCAGCCTCAAGGTCAACCCCGGGCACTCCTCGGAGAAGAGCGAGGAAAAGGCGAGCGCCTAA
- a CDS encoding zinc-binding dehydrogenase, with protein sequence MRAVVMESRGGPEVLKVTEVPDPVPGPKEVRIRVKAVALNHLDIWVRKGVASPRLALPHVLGADVAGVVESVGPGVTGVSPGEEVVVNPGLSCGRCEKCLSGQDNLCPRYEILGEHRWGGYAELLVVPEVNVLPKPKNLSFEEAAAFPLTFLTAWQMVVDKLQVKPGEDVLVMAAGSGVSVAAIQIAKLFGARVIATAGSEEKLRRAKELGADETVNYTHPDWYKEVRALTGGKGADAVVDHTGALYWEGVVKATANGGRIAIAGASSGYEGTMPFAHVFFRQISIYGSTMGSKGRMFGIIRFLEAGRLRPVVGQVLPLEAAQEAHRLLEERRVFGKVVLQV encoded by the coding sequence ATGCGGGCAGTGGTGATGGAGAGCCGAGGCGGACCGGAGGTCTTGAAGGTGACGGAGGTCCCGGACCCGGTTCCCGGGCCCAAGGAGGTGCGCATCCGGGTGAAGGCGGTGGCCCTGAACCACCTGGACATCTGGGTGCGCAAGGGGGTGGCCAGCCCCCGCCTGGCCCTGCCCCACGTCCTGGGAGCGGACGTGGCAGGGGTGGTGGAGAGCGTGGGGCCGGGGGTGACGGGGGTGAGCCCTGGGGAGGAGGTGGTGGTCAACCCCGGCCTGTCCTGCGGCCGGTGCGAGAAATGCCTTTCCGGCCAGGACAACCTCTGCCCCCGGTACGAGATCCTGGGGGAGCACCGCTGGGGCGGGTACGCGGAGCTTTTGGTGGTGCCCGAGGTCAACGTCCTGCCCAAGCCCAAGAACCTCTCCTTTGAGGAGGCCGCCGCCTTCCCCCTGACCTTCCTCACCGCCTGGCAGATGGTGGTGGACAAGCTCCAGGTCAAGCCGGGGGAGGACGTTTTGGTCATGGCCGCGGGGAGCGGGGTGAGCGTGGCCGCCATCCAGATCGCCAAGCTCTTCGGGGCCCGGGTCATCGCCACCGCGGGCTCGGAGGAGAAGCTGAGGCGGGCCAAGGAGCTGGGGGCGGACGAGACGGTCAACTACACCCACCCCGACTGGTACAAGGAGGTCCGGGCCCTCACCGGCGGCAAGGGGGCGGACGCGGTGGTGGACCACACGGGGGCCCTGTACTGGGAAGGGGTGGTGAAGGCCACGGCCAACGGGGGCCGGATCGCCATCGCGGGTGCCTCCTCCGGGTACGAGGGGACGATGCCCTTCGCCCACGTTTTCTTCCGCCAGATCTCCATCTACGGCTCCACCATGGGCTCCAAGGGGCGGATGTTCGGGATCATCCGCTTCCTCGAGGCGGGCCGGCTCCGCCCCGTGGTCGGCCAGGTCCTGCCCTTGGAAGCGGCCCAGGAGGCGCACCGGCTCCTGGAGGAGAGGCGGGTCTTCGGCAAGGTGGTCCTCCAGGTGTGA
- a CDS encoding YgaP family membrane protein, whose product MTVNESTTDRVIRFILALVLLYFAFQSASPWNWVLGIVGVVLLFTAVTGFCALYKLLGISTKR is encoded by the coding sequence ATGACGGTAAACGAGAGCACCACCGATCGGGTGATCCGGTTCATCCTGGCCCTCGTCCTCCTTTACTTCGCCTTCCAGTCCGCCTCGCCCTGGAACTGGGTCCTGGGCATCGTGGGGGTGGTCCTCCTCTTCACCGCCGTCACCGGGTTCTGCGCCCTTTACAAGCTTCTGGGCATCAGCACAAAGCGGTGA
- a CDS encoding Mov34/MPN/PAD-1 family protein yields the protein MLYVRRRILEETRAHLAREHPKEGVGLWAGRREVEALVPLPNVHERPLWAYRADPLAVLRALKALEAQGLGLLAIYHSHPQGPAWPSETDRKEAYWRVPYVIFGTDGFRAFLLPEGQEVGIVVV from the coding sequence GTGCTCTACGTGAGGCGGCGGATCCTGGAGGAGACCCGGGCCCACCTGGCCCGGGAGCACCCCAAGGAGGGGGTGGGGCTCTGGGCGGGCCGGCGGGAGGTGGAGGCCCTCGTCCCCCTGCCCAACGTGCACGAGCGCCCCCTTTGGGCCTACCGGGCCGACCCCTTGGCGGTCCTCCGGGCGCTCAAGGCCCTCGAGGCCCAGGGCCTCGGCCTTTTGGCCATCTACCACTCCCATCCCCAGGGCCCCGCCTGGCCCAGCGAGACCGACCGCAAGGAGGCCTACTGGCGCGTCCCCTACGTCATCTTCGGCACCGACGGCTTCCGGGCCTTCCTCCTCCCCGAGGGCCAGGAGGTGGGGATCGTCGTAGTCTAA
- a CDS encoding HesA/MoeB/ThiF family protein yields MWSREELLRYHRQMILPQVGPEGQARLKRSSVAVVGAGGLGVPVLMYLAAAGVGRLGVVEMDRVELSNLHRQVLYTTQDVGRPKAEVAAERLRALNPHVEVEAFPVRLTSENALEILRGFDLLVDASDNFPTRYLVNDAAVLLDKPLVFGAIYQFDGQVAVFHHRTREGEMGPCYRCLFPKPPPPGSVPSCAEAGVFGVLPGVVGALMAAEALKVLLGLGEVLAGGLLLYDALSVQFRKLTVRRNPACPVCGDHPTQTSLIDYEAFCGLGG; encoded by the coding sequence ATGTGGAGCCGGGAAGAGCTTCTGCGCTACCACCGCCAGATGATCCTGCCCCAGGTGGGCCCCGAGGGCCAGGCCCGACTGAAGCGCTCCTCCGTGGCCGTCGTGGGGGCGGGGGGGCTGGGGGTGCCGGTCCTGATGTACCTGGCGGCGGCGGGGGTGGGGCGGCTCGGGGTGGTGGAGATGGACCGGGTGGAGCTTTCCAACCTCCACCGCCAGGTCCTTTACACCACCCAGGACGTGGGCCGGCCCAAGGCGGAGGTGGCGGCCGAGCGGCTCAGGGCCTTGAACCCCCACGTGGAGGTGGAGGCCTTCCCCGTCCGCCTTACCTCGGAAAACGCCCTGGAGATCCTACGGGGCTTTGACCTCCTCGTGGACGCCTCGGACAACTTCCCCACCCGCTACCTGGTGAACGACGCGGCGGTGCTTCTGGACAAGCCTTTGGTCTTCGGGGCCATCTACCAGTTTGACGGCCAGGTGGCGGTCTTCCACCACAGGACCCGGGAGGGGGAGATGGGCCCCTGCTACCGCTGCCTCTTCCCCAAGCCCCCGCCCCCCGGGAGCGTCCCCTCCTGCGCCGAGGCGGGGGTCTTCGGGGTTTTGCCCGGGGTGGTGGGGGCCCTCATGGCCGCGGAGGCCCTGAAGGTCCTCCTGGGCCTCGGCGAGGTCCTGGCGGGGGGGCTCCTCCTGTACGACGCCCTCTCGGTCCAGTTCCGCAAGCTCACGGTCCGGCGCAACCCCGCCTGCCCCGTCTGCGGCGACCACCCCACCCAGACTTCCCTGATAGACTACGAGGCCTTCTGCGGCCTTGGGGGGTAG
- a CDS encoding class I SAM-dependent rRNA methyltransferase, with amino-acid sequence MERLVVKPGKERKLLNFYPHVYKDEIQEAPKSSGVAKALAADGRFLGVGYFDPEARVPFRLYRFAPEGEGPLDRAFFLRRFQRALEKRQGLGNSFRMVHGEADGLPGLVVDRFGEVLVLQVRTKSAEALRQAWLPALLEAAAPKGVYERSDVEERLKEGLPPKSGPLFGEVPEVLEVEEDGLVFPIPLALAQKTGFYLDQRENRRRLEAMVGPEDRVLDVYSYVGGFALRAARRGAYALAVDKDLEALAVLDRVALRAGLRVDVRHGEALVVLRGLSGSFTHVLLDPPTLVKRPEELPRMKAHLVDLLKEAYRLLAPGGYVWISSCSYHLGFPELLEVSRRAAADQGRRLRVQAFFIQPEDHPYSLHVPESFYLKTLLLRDDPL; translated from the coding sequence GTGGAGCGCCTGGTGGTGAAACCGGGGAAGGAGCGGAAGCTCCTCAACTTCTACCCCCACGTGTACAAGGACGAGATCCAGGAGGCCCCGAAGTCCTCCGGGGTGGCCAAGGCCCTTGCCGCGGACGGCCGGTTCCTGGGCGTGGGGTACTTTGACCCGGAGGCCCGCGTCCCCTTCCGCCTCTACCGCTTTGCCCCGGAGGGGGAGGGTCCCTTGGACCGGGCCTTCTTCCTGCGCCGGTTCCAAAGGGCTTTGGAGAAGCGGCAGGGGCTGGGGAACTCCTTCCGGATGGTCCACGGGGAGGCGGACGGGCTTCCCGGCCTGGTGGTGGACCGGTTTGGGGAGGTCCTGGTCCTCCAGGTGCGGACGAAAAGCGCCGAGGCCCTGCGGCAGGCCTGGCTTCCCGCCCTCCTGGAGGCCGCGGCCCCCAAGGGGGTCTACGAGCGCTCCGACGTGGAGGAGCGGCTCAAGGAGGGCCTCCCTCCCAAAAGTGGCCCCCTCTTTGGGGAGGTGCCGGAGGTTTTGGAAGTGGAGGAGGACGGCCTGGTCTTCCCCATCCCGCTGGCCCTGGCCCAGAAGACCGGGTTCTACCTGGACCAGCGGGAGAACCGGCGGCGCCTCGAGGCCATGGTGGGACCGGAGGACCGGGTCCTGGACGTGTACAGCTACGTGGGGGGGTTCGCCCTCCGGGCCGCCCGGCGGGGGGCCTACGCCCTGGCGGTGGACAAGGACCTGGAGGCCCTGGCCGTCCTGGACCGGGTGGCCCTGCGGGCGGGGCTAAGGGTGGACGTGCGGCACGGGGAGGCGCTTGTGGTCCTGCGGGGGCTTTCCGGGAGCTTCACCCACGTCCTCCTAGACCCCCCCACCCTGGTGAAGCGGCCCGAGGAGCTTCCCCGGATGAAGGCCCACCTGGTGGACCTCCTGAAGGAGGCCTACCGCCTCCTGGCCCCCGGGGGGTACGTCTGGATCTCCTCCTGCTCCTACCACCTGGGCTTCCCTGAGCTTCTGGAGGTGAGCCGGCGGGCGGCCGCGGACCAGGGGCGCCGCCTCCGGGTCCAGGCCTTCTTCATCCAGCCCGAGGACCACCCTTACAGCCTGCACGTCCCGGAGAGCTTTTACCTCAAGACCCTACTCCTGCGGGACGACCCGCTTTAA
- a CDS encoding LabA-like NYN domain-containing protein produces MRIGIFIDGSYMYQTSKRLGWNVDHKRVLTQFSTPEQLYNAFYYAPITDPDDERQQRFIDALVFMGYTVRSRYTPSREPRFEAILATDLLTTAPRWDRAILASGSGELAHTLNVLRGMGKEVHLLGVPELVDLELRNLADRFVDLREWREVLERQPGGRRVYPYPTLSETVEEAVEVDSRSEG; encoded by the coding sequence ATGCGGATTGGCATCTTCATAGACGGCTCGTACATGTACCAGACCTCCAAGCGGCTGGGCTGGAACGTGGACCACAAGCGGGTCCTCACCCAGTTCTCCACCCCCGAGCAGCTCTACAACGCCTTCTACTACGCCCCCATCACCGACCCGGACGACGAGCGGCAGCAGCGCTTCATAGACGCCCTGGTCTTCATGGGGTATACGGTGCGCAGCCGCTACACCCCGAGCCGGGAGCCCCGGTTTGAGGCCATCCTGGCCACCGACCTCCTCACCACCGCCCCCCGGTGGGACCGGGCCATCCTGGCCTCGGGGAGCGGGGAGCTGGCCCACACCCTGAACGTCCTCCGAGGGATGGGGAAGGAGGTCCACCTCCTGGGGGTCCCGGAGCTGGTGGACCTGGAGCTGCGCAACCTGGCCGACCGGTTTGTGGACCTGAGGGAGTGGCGGGAGGTGCTGGAGCGGCAACCGGGCGGCCGCCGGGTCTACCCCTACCCCACCCTCTCCGAGACGGTGGAGGAAGCGGTGGAGGTGGACTCGAGGTCTGAGGGCTGA